One window of the Chryseobacterium sp. CY350 genome contains the following:
- a CDS encoding pentapeptide repeat-containing protein: MSETYVSDQNYVQLNFAESPLQIGEYENCTFKNCNFEYAKLSQFKFTDCEFIDCNVSMIKLIGTAFRDVIFKDCKMFGMHFDDCNEFGLSFTFEGCALNNSVFYKTSIKRTSFKNCKLIEVDFAESDLSNSLFSNCDLNGATFENTNLEKTDFRTSFNYTINPDSNKLKKTKFSLSEVHGLLRRFDIEIDRNS; the protein is encoded by the coding sequence ATGAGTGAAACTTATGTATCAGATCAAAATTATGTTCAGTTAAATTTTGCTGAATCACCTTTGCAAATAGGCGAGTACGAAAACTGTACATTTAAAAACTGCAATTTTGAATATGCAAAGCTCTCTCAATTTAAATTTACGGACTGTGAGTTTATTGATTGTAATGTAAGCATGATCAAATTGATCGGAACGGCTTTTCGGGATGTGATTTTCAAAGACTGCAAAATGTTTGGGATGCATTTCGATGACTGCAATGAGTTTGGATTGTCTTTCACATTTGAAGGCTGTGCTTTGAATAATTCTGTTTTCTATAAAACTTCAATAAAACGAACCTCATTTAAAAATTGTAAACTGATTGAAGTAGATTTTGCTGAATCTGATCTGTCGAATTCACTATTTTCAAACTGCGATTTGAATGGCGCAACATTTGAAAATACTAATCTAGAGAAAACAGATTTTAGAACTTCTTTCAATTATACCATCAATCCTGATTCTAATAAGCTAAAGAAGACGAAATTTTCACTTTCAGAAGTTCACGGTCTCTTACGCAGGTTTGATATAGAAATTGACAGGAACAGCTAG
- a CDS encoding glutamine synthetase III family protein — protein sequence MSTLRFKALETLPFKDFRKDNSVEIPAKLSELFCENVFSENTMREYLTKEAFQSIMDAIKKGSKIQRLIADQVAVAMKDWAMSKGVTHYTHWFQPLTGSTAEKHDSFFTPIEGGRAIERFSGNLLIQQEPDASSFPNGGIRNTFEARGYTAWDPTSPAFIMGTTLCIPSIFISYTGETLDYKAPLLRALHAVDEAATDVMQYFDKNVTKVTPTLGWEQEYFLVDSALYQSRPDLVLTGKTLLGHSPAKGQQLDDHYFGSIPTRVMNFMKELEVECMKLGIPVTTRHNEVAPNQFELAPMFEEVNVAVDHNSLLMDVMARIAHRHHFHILFHEKPFAGVNGSGKHNNWSLATDTGENLLSPGRNPKKNLQFLTFFVNTIKAVHEYADLLRASIASASNDHRLGANEAPPAIISVFIGSQLFRVLEELEKVTEGKLSPDEKTDLKLNVVGKIPEILLDNTDRNRTSPFAFTGNKFEIRAVGSSANCAESMTVMNTIAAKQLADFKKEVDALIETGLKKDEAIFNVLREYIKQCKNIMFEGDGYSDDWALEAEKRGLNNWKTTPEALKQEMNQKFLDLYEEIGIFNHREVEARNEIKLEKYSTVIDIEARVLSDIARNHIIPSALNYQNRLIENVRGLKEIFDDKEFRNLAKEQMSLITQISGNISKIKLGVEDLMKAREAAKATSESQKQAEMYCTSVIPLFDPIREASDDLEMMVDDELWPMTKYREMLFTR from the coding sequence ATGTCAACTTTAAGATTTAAAGCTTTAGAAACTTTACCATTCAAGGACTTTAGAAAAGATAATTCGGTAGAAATTCCTGCTAAATTGTCAGAATTATTTTGTGAAAATGTATTCTCTGAAAACACAATGAGAGAATATTTAACAAAAGAAGCATTCCAATCTATAATGGATGCTATAAAAAAAGGAAGTAAAATCCAGAGATTAATTGCAGATCAGGTAGCAGTAGCTATGAAAGATTGGGCAATGAGCAAAGGAGTTACACACTACACGCACTGGTTTCAGCCATTGACGGGAAGCACTGCAGAAAAGCACGACTCATTTTTTACACCTATCGAAGGTGGACGAGCCATCGAAAGATTCAGTGGAAACTTATTGATTCAACAAGAACCTGATGCATCTTCTTTCCCAAACGGTGGAATCAGAAACACATTTGAAGCTAGAGGTTACACAGCTTGGGATCCTACATCTCCGGCATTTATTATGGGAACTACTTTGTGTATTCCTTCAATCTTCATTTCTTACACAGGAGAAACTTTAGATTACAAAGCACCTTTATTGAGAGCTTTGCACGCTGTGGATGAAGCTGCAACTGATGTAATGCAGTATTTCGATAAAAATGTAACAAAAGTAACTCCTACTTTAGGTTGGGAGCAAGAATATTTTTTGGTTGATTCAGCATTGTATCAATCGCGTCCGGATTTAGTTTTAACAGGTAAAACTCTATTAGGACATTCTCCTGCAAAAGGACAGCAATTGGATGACCATTATTTCGGTTCAATTCCTACAAGAGTCATGAATTTCATGAAAGAACTGGAAGTTGAATGTATGAAATTGGGAATTCCTGTTACGACAAGACACAACGAGGTGGCTCCAAACCAGTTTGAGCTTGCGCCAATGTTTGAAGAAGTAAATGTTGCCGTTGACCACAACTCTCTGTTGATGGACGTTATGGCAAGAATTGCTCACAGACACCATTTCCATATTTTGTTCCATGAAAAACCATTCGCAGGAGTAAACGGAAGTGGAAAGCACAACAACTGGTCTTTGGCAACTGATACTGGTGAAAACCTTTTAAGCCCTGGAAGAAATCCTAAGAAAAATTTACAGTTCTTAACGTTCTTCGTGAATACAATTAAAGCAGTTCACGAATACGCTGACCTTTTAAGAGCTAGTATCGCTTCTGCAAGTAACGATCACAGATTGGGTGCTAACGAAGCGCCACCAGCAATTATTTCTGTATTTATCGGAAGCCAATTGTTCAGAGTTTTGGAAGAGCTTGAAAAAGTAACAGAAGGAAAGCTTTCACCGGACGAAAAAACAGACTTAAAATTAAATGTTGTAGGAAAAATTCCTGAAATCTTGTTGGATAACACTGACAGAAACAGAACTTCTCCTTTTGCATTTACAGGAAATAAATTCGAGATCAGAGCGGTAGGTTCTTCTGCAAACTGTGCAGAATCTATGACCGTAATGAATACAATTGCTGCAAAACAATTAGCTGACTTTAAGAAAGAAGTTGATGCTTTAATTGAAACAGGATTGAAAAAAGATGAAGCAATTTTCAACGTTCTAAGAGAATACATCAAGCAGTGTAAAAACATTATGTTTGAAGGCGACGGATATTCTGATGACTGGGCTTTAGAAGCTGAAAAAAGAGGCTTGAACAACTGGAAAACGACTCCTGAAGCATTGAAGCAGGAGATGAACCAGAAATTCCTTGATCTGTATGAAGAAATTGGGATCTTTAACCACAGAGAAGTTGAAGCGAGAAACGAAATCAAATTAGAAAAATATTCAACTGTAATTGATATCGAAGCAAGAGTACTGAGTGACATCGCAAGAAACCACATTATTCCTTCGGCTTTAAACTATCAGAACAGACTTATTGAAAACGTAAGAGGTCTTAAAGAAATTTTTGATGATAAAGAATTCAGGAATTTGGCAAAAGAGCAAATGAGTTTAATTACTCAGATTTCCGGAAACATCTCTAAAATTAAATTGGGTGTTGAGGATCTTATGAAAGCCAGAGAAGCTGCAAAAGCAACGTCTGAAAGCCAGAAGCAGGCAGAAATGTATTGCACAAGCGTCATCCCGTTATTTGATCCGATCAGAGAAGCTTCTGACGATCTTGAAATGATGGTAGATGATGAACTTTGGCCAATGACAAAATATAGAGAAATGTTATTTACAAGATAA
- a CDS encoding penicillin-binding transpeptidase domain-containing protein has protein sequence MNTRHIKILSVLIILAIIFVARLSYLQLFTDRYALNAANTSIKTEYVIPQRGVIFDRNGKIMVGNQPAYEISFTQALMKPDFDTLAFCSLMKIEKRDFIKRINIIKKEKYYSKLTPMTFIKDLSREEIARVQEIIFKYPAFSIVQRPQRQYEVSTSGNLLGYTSEVNDREIKKDSTYYLPGDLIGKTGIEKSYEKELRGIKGIKYIQKDIKLRNVGPYKNGTLDRDVVTGKDITLTIDYDLQRIAEEMLVNKHGAIVAIDPNNGEVLVAATGPDIDPNLFTGPNKSKNLYALSKDTIYENKPTFDRSLQAGYPPGSTFKLLTALAAMQMGVMDEKTIFPCGGGFYYKGKRIKGHGGADPLIPSIQVSSNCFFTYAFIAIIKKYPGNPSKGVDEWKKIMSSFGVGEYLNNDFAVGAKGRIPSGDFYEKRFKAIIKANGSKKDDYKNWDEMSTGAIYNGMGQGDVMVTPLQLANYVAAIANRGWYFTPHIVKSIDGKPNPDPRFKVKHQTLVDAKHFGPVLKGMEAVVLNGTARGLKSSDFTQLAKTGTAQVPQGKDNSIFVLIAPAEKPKIVVVAVMEHAGFGATWAGPACTVIAEKYITGDLKREHLYKKMVTSSFMPEYKRQWIADLKRKGLYKEPKPDSIRLKKIQDSLNLIKKAKEKIEAKKKVEPKKPLKK, from the coding sequence TTGAACACACGCCATATAAAAATCTTATCTGTTCTTATCATTCTTGCTATCATTTTTGTGGCAAGACTTTCTTATTTACAGCTTTTTACAGACCGATATGCTTTAAATGCAGCAAATACTTCAATAAAAACAGAATATGTAATTCCACAGCGTGGAGTTATTTTTGACCGTAACGGAAAAATCATGGTGGGAAATCAACCGGCGTACGAAATTTCTTTCACACAGGCGTTGATGAAACCAGATTTTGACACTTTGGCTTTCTGTAGTTTAATGAAAATCGAAAAGAGAGATTTCATCAAAAGAATCAATATTATCAAAAAAGAAAAATATTATTCTAAGCTGACTCCAATGACTTTCATCAAAGACCTCAGCAGAGAAGAAATTGCAAGAGTTCAGGAAATTATATTCAAATATCCCGCTTTCAGTATCGTTCAGCGTCCGCAGAGACAGTATGAAGTTTCTACTTCAGGAAATCTTTTGGGATATACAAGTGAAGTAAACGACAGAGAAATCAAAAAAGATTCTACCTATTATCTTCCCGGTGATCTTATTGGTAAAACAGGCATCGAAAAATCATACGAAAAAGAACTTCGTGGAATTAAAGGAATTAAATACATTCAGAAAGATATCAAACTCCGAAATGTCGGTCCATATAAAAATGGAACTTTAGATCGAGATGTTGTTACCGGAAAAGATATTACACTAACAATAGATTATGATCTTCAGAGAATCGCTGAAGAAATGCTTGTCAATAAACACGGAGCCATTGTTGCAATTGATCCTAATAACGGTGAAGTTCTGGTTGCTGCAACAGGTCCGGATATCGACCCTAATCTTTTTACAGGACCCAATAAATCTAAAAATTTATACGCTCTTTCAAAAGATACGATCTACGAGAATAAACCGACGTTTGACCGGTCTTTACAGGCTGGTTATCCTCCGGGATCTACTTTTAAATTATTAACAGCTTTGGCGGCGATGCAAATGGGTGTGATGGATGAAAAAACCATTTTCCCATGCGGCGGCGGTTTTTATTACAAAGGAAAAAGAATTAAAGGTCACGGTGGAGCAGATCCTCTGATTCCGTCTATTCAGGTTTCCAGTAACTGTTTTTTTACATACGCTTTTATTGCAATCATTAAAAAGTACCCTGGAAATCCATCTAAAGGAGTTGATGAATGGAAGAAAATCATGAGCAGCTTCGGAGTTGGAGAGTATTTGAACAACGATTTTGCGGTGGGTGCGAAAGGCAGAATTCCTTCCGGAGACTTTTATGAAAAGAGATTTAAAGCAATCATTAAAGCAAACGGATCTAAAAAGGACGATTATAAAAATTGGGATGAAATGTCTACAGGAGCCATCTACAACGGTATGGGTCAGGGAGACGTTATGGTAACGCCGCTGCAGTTAGCGAATTATGTTGCAGCAATCGCAAATAGAGGTTGGTATTTCACGCCTCATATTGTGAAGTCTATTGACGGAAAACCAAATCCGGATCCGAGATTTAAAGTTAAACATCAAACGTTGGTCGACGCAAAACATTTTGGTCCTGTTTTAAAAGGAATGGAAGCTGTTGTCTTAAATGGTACAGCAAGAGGTTTGAAATCCAGCGATTTTACTCAGTTGGCAAAAACAGGAACCGCACAGGTTCCTCAAGGAAAAGACAATTCTATTTTTGTATTGATCGCTCCTGCCGAAAAACCGAAAATAGTAGTAGTTGCCGTCATGGAGCATGCAGGATTTGGTGCAACATGGGCCGGACCGGCGTGTACGGTGATTGCTGAGAAATACATTACCGGAGATCTAAAGAGAGAACATCTTTATAAGAAAATGGTAACCTCCAGTTTTATGCCGGAGTATAAACGCCAATGGATTGCCGATCTTAAAAGAAAAGGGTTATACAAAGAACCAAAACCAGATTCTATAAGGCTAAAAAAAATTCAGGATAGCTTAAATCTTATTAAAAAAGCTAAAGAAAAAATAGAAGCAAAAAAGAAAGTTGAACCTAAAAAACCTTTGAAAAAATGA
- the rodA gene encoding rod shape-determining protein RodA, with the protein MKWAEGIDKLGLGLYFLLCIFAIANIYSVDEGLGKKQLIFFGISLFVGLIIFFSRSKFFENMSGIIYIGGVLLLIGLFPFGKEILGQKNWYKFGSFTMQPVEFAKIGVALMLANYVSGPEFNLKNRKSLLTTLAIVGIPAVVVLAIPDVGSLLVFTAFFIALYREGLSGWLFGIGFLFASVFLISLAVNPLYVAIAIIIIAAILIFLNFYKMSWDVITISSIAGSIILLCGLAFAAPYVLEKMPKHQRERIEVLYKGEKAFRDTSGYNLLYSKTAIGSGGMWGKGYREGSVTQGKFVPEQETDYIFCTVGEEWGFVGSAILVLCYMVFIGRIYYLAEQQKSAFNRVFGYSFASILLMHFSINLGMVMGLFPTVGIPLPYFSYGGSSLLAFSMMTFIFFKLNYADKNSLV; encoded by the coding sequence ATGAAGTGGGCAGAAGGAATAGATAAATTAGGTTTAGGATTGTACTTTTTGCTTTGCATTTTTGCGATTGCCAACATTTACAGTGTAGACGAAGGTTTAGGTAAAAAACAATTGATTTTTTTCGGAATCTCTTTATTTGTAGGATTAATTATTTTTTTCAGCAGAAGTAAGTTTTTCGAAAATATGTCCGGCATCATTTATATTGGCGGAGTTTTATTACTGATCGGACTTTTTCCTTTCGGAAAAGAAATTTTAGGACAGAAAAACTGGTATAAATTCGGAAGTTTTACCATGCAGCCTGTGGAATTTGCTAAAATTGGGGTCGCTTTAATGCTTGCCAATTACGTTTCCGGTCCGGAGTTTAATTTAAAAAACAGAAAATCACTTTTAACTACTCTTGCAATTGTGGGAATTCCTGCTGTGGTGGTTTTAGCAATTCCTGACGTGGGTTCATTGTTGGTTTTCACAGCTTTTTTCATAGCGCTTTATCGTGAAGGTTTGAGCGGATGGTTATTCGGGATCGGATTTCTTTTCGCATCAGTATTTTTGATCTCATTAGCCGTAAATCCTTTGTATGTTGCCATTGCCATCATTATTATTGCCGCAATTTTGATATTCCTGAATTTTTATAAAATGAGTTGGGATGTCATCACGATCTCCAGTATTGCAGGCTCGATTATTCTTTTATGCGGGTTAGCTTTTGCCGCACCGTATGTTTTAGAAAAAATGCCAAAACACCAAAGAGAAAGAATCGAAGTTTTGTATAAAGGTGAAAAAGCTTTCAGAGATACTTCGGGTTACAATTTATTGTATTCTAAAACAGCAATCGGATCTGGCGGAATGTGGGGAAAGGGATATCGCGAAGGGTCAGTAACACAAGGGAAATTCGTTCCCGAACAGGAAACGGATTATATTTTTTGTACCGTTGGCGAAGAATGGGGTTTTGTAGGAAGTGCAATTTTAGTTCTTTGTTACATGGTTTTCATTGGCAGGATTTATTATCTCGCAGAACAGCAAAAGTCAGCATTTAACAGGGTTTTCGGATATTCATTTGCCTCAATCCTATTGATGCACTTTTCCATCAATTTAGGGATGGTTATGGGCTTGTTTCCTACGGTTGGTATTCCTTTGCCGTACTTTAGTTATGGAGGAAGTTCGTTGCTTGCCTTTTCAATGATGACTTTCATTTTCTTTAAATTGAATTACGCGGATAAAAACAGTTTGGTTTAA
- a CDS encoding C40 family peptidase: protein MKKRVLFYLVAFVSTISLQSCVTNYVVSKPATYAKEYKTDAKLAALDTKIENDKKLLINSFISEKAVAIANTKNSLKNTEIAKAIKHNKTIDNILTEAQTYLGTPYRYGGMTRNGIDCSAFVLSVFGAAAGLTLPRVAASQSQEGESVEKENLQKGDLIFFSHGRRISHVGIVEDVTAEGEVKFIHAATSKGVMISSLNDSYWGPKFRFAKRVINENGDNYNNLASSL from the coding sequence ATGAAGAAAAGAGTTTTGTTTTATTTAGTTGCTTTCGTTTCTACAATATCACTACAATCATGCGTTACTAATTACGTAGTTTCAAAACCGGCAACTTATGCTAAAGAATACAAAACAGATGCCAAACTAGCTGCATTAGATACTAAGATAGAGAATGATAAAAAGTTGTTAATCAACTCATTCATCTCTGAAAAAGCAGTGGCTATCGCAAACACTAAGAATTCTTTAAAAAATACAGAGATCGCAAAAGCGATCAAACACAATAAGACTATCGATAATATCTTAACCGAGGCTCAGACTTATTTGGGAACTCCATACAGATACGGTGGAATGACCAGAAACGGAATTGACTGCTCAGCATTTGTGTTATCAGTTTTTGGTGCAGCAGCTGGACTTACTTTACCAAGAGTGGCAGCATCTCAGTCTCAGGAAGGGGAAAGCGTTGAAAAGGAAAACCTTCAGAAAGGTGATCTTATTTTCTTTTCTCACGGCAGAAGAATTTCTCACGTAGGAATCGTAGAAGACGTAACTGCAGAAGGAGAAGTGAAATTTATTCATGCAGCAACGTCAAAAGGTGTAATGATCTCTTCGCTGAATGATTCTTATTGGGGACCAAAATTCAGGTTTGCCAAAAGAGTAATCAATGAGAACGGAGATAACTACAATAATTTAGCCTCTAGTTTATAA
- a CDS encoding M1 family metallopeptidase: MKKSFAILFALILSQFQAQQNAYYQQAAQYKMDIDVNAEKFTYEGNQTLNYSNNSPDELNVVYFHLYWNAFKPNSMMDQRVAGQGKNGDSRLQKDGISRLASIPKDQEGAQNIHWIKQNGKELKFEIQETVMKVYLNESLKPNSKTTFTMEWDAVIPQQIRRSGRNNREGVDMTMTQWYPKIAEYDYDGWATFDYVGREFHAPFADFDVTIKINKDYVVGAGGTLLNPSEVRGYDTSAKIKADKNKAIWKWTAKNMLDFAWAADKDYSVESFDVPEGPKVFFVYQKNDKTKVWSEAKPYVTKYFQIMNSRFGKYAYPSYAFIQGGDGGMEYGMCTMILGESKNIEDLMGLMVHEGSHSWYQQMLATNEPLRPWMDEGFTSYAESIVMHQLFPPTDERPNPFVDKINAYRGIVQKKIEEPAVWLGDHHDNGTAYSFASYVKGELYLVQLGYIVGEQNLEKIMSEYFNEWNMKHPTDRDFLHIAQKVSGMDLKWFHHYWINTTKTIDYGIKDIQYDKKSTTITLLNNGQVPMPIDFSVMTTDKKIVTYQIPMNMTHTWKQKDGYGDFTTEKYWPWTQKEYTFTIPYTKSQLSLLGIDFSQRMADINPENNFAEVK; this comes from the coding sequence ATGAAAAAATCGTTTGCAATACTCTTTGCTTTGATCCTTTCACAATTTCAGGCGCAGCAAAATGCTTATTATCAGCAAGCTGCCCAATACAAAATGGATATTGATGTCAATGCAGAAAAATTTACCTACGAAGGAAATCAGACTTTAAATTATTCCAACAATTCGCCCGACGAGCTTAATGTCGTGTATTTTCATTTGTACTGGAATGCTTTTAAACCCAACTCGATGATGGATCAAAGAGTTGCCGGACAAGGGAAAAATGGTGATTCGAGACTGCAAAAAGACGGAATTTCAAGATTAGCATCAATTCCTAAAGATCAGGAAGGCGCACAAAATATTCACTGGATCAAACAAAACGGTAAAGAACTGAAATTTGAGATTCAGGAAACCGTTATGAAGGTTTATTTAAATGAATCTTTAAAACCCAATTCTAAAACCACTTTTACCATGGAATGGGATGCCGTAATACCTCAGCAAATCAGACGTAGTGGAAGAAACAACCGTGAAGGTGTTGATATGACGATGACCCAATGGTATCCGAAAATTGCAGAATACGATTATGACGGTTGGGCAACGTTCGATTATGTCGGAAGAGAATTTCACGCACCGTTTGCCGATTTTGATGTTACCATTAAAATCAATAAAGATTATGTCGTAGGAGCGGGAGGAACGCTTTTGAATCCTTCAGAAGTGAGAGGTTACGACACCTCTGCAAAAATTAAAGCAGACAAAAATAAAGCCATCTGGAAATGGACTGCCAAAAATATGCTAGATTTTGCCTGGGCTGCAGACAAAGATTATTCCGTAGAAAGCTTTGATGTTCCGGAAGGCCCGAAAGTATTTTTTGTCTATCAGAAAAATGATAAAACAAAAGTTTGGAGCGAAGCGAAACCTTATGTAACCAAATATTTCCAGATTATGAATTCACGTTTTGGTAAATATGCTTATCCTTCTTACGCATTTATCCAGGGCGGAGACGGCGGAATGGAATATGGGATGTGTACCATGATTTTGGGTGAATCAAAAAATATTGAAGATTTAATGGGATTGATGGTTCACGAAGGCTCACACTCTTGGTATCAGCAAATGCTTGCCACCAACGAACCTCTAAGACCTTGGATGGATGAAGGTTTTACAAGCTATGCTGAAAGTATCGTCATGCACCAATTATTCCCGCCCACAGATGAGCGACCAAATCCTTTCGTAGATAAGATTAATGCCTACAGAGGAATTGTGCAGAAAAAAATTGAAGAACCTGCAGTTTGGTTAGGCGATCACCATGATAATGGTACTGCATACAGTTTTGCAAGCTATGTAAAAGGTGAGTTGTATCTCGTTCAACTCGGTTACATTGTAGGTGAGCAAAATTTAGAAAAGATCATGTCCGAATATTTCAACGAGTGGAATATGAAGCATCCCACAGACAGAGATTTCCTTCATATTGCGCAAAAAGTTTCTGGGATGGATCTGAAGTGGTTTCACCATTATTGGATCAACACCACAAAAACCATAGATTATGGAATTAAAGACATACAGTACGACAAAAAATCTACCACGATAACATTATTGAACAATGGTCAGGTTCCGATGCCGATTGATTTTAGCGTAATGACTACGGATAAAAAAATCGTTACGTACCAAATTCCAATGAATATGACTCATACATGGAAACAGAAAGATGGCTACGGTGATTTTACCACAGAAAAATATTGGCCGTGGACGCAGAAAGAATATACATTCACGATTCCATATACAAAATCTCAACTTTCATTATTAGGAATAGATTTTAGCCAGAGAATGGCGGATATAAATCCCGAAAACAATTTTGCTGAAGTAAAATAG
- a CDS encoding DUF6909 family protein — MTNSRARETTEAIERLYISMRHLFYRGFFKPGGVSGESLRSLLKIINPEIYGTMNVPSKLELDGLMYVLDRLPEGIEECAFIHLTSDEGFDKGSFEPIVPKKRRRNCYRIDEHQMNIEVLLGRSEIYDILTHLTFLFIEADKIRNLAFIQDENWKPTRAFKIIEEVVKGEKKFSRREKEVALIHLSSLIGRTFDETLNAYNSFGDDDNPDRLFKIIYNLGKASLEDAKQSREREIHFSAILRERVGHHYFGEKWANKVKQVLFENDLHMRPLHIISANMHSVKNMLFGNDALNKKQTKEVDYKLYEDISNKKDLRDKVLKYALEEGLIYIHDKSGSNIDVQIIDLSKIDLKNTPFNGAKFKGDDVVLVFDYAFGEQAFEVMDELLRPFEQRGEVYMMKVKSVSIMGKAGILSGGKGDIMIPTSHIFEGTADNYPFENALKLEDFNDDELKAFEGTMITVLGTSLQNRDILSYFMNTSWKAIGLEMEGAHYQKAIQVASKIRHHITPDLFVCYAYYASDNPLETGSTLSSGGLGLTGVKPTYLITLKILEKIFDSAAKVAEKK, encoded by the coding sequence ATGACAAATTCTAGAGCGAGAGAAACTACTGAGGCAATTGAAAGACTATACATTTCTATGAGACACCTGTTTTATAGAGGATTTTTCAAGCCTGGAGGAGTTTCCGGTGAAAGCCTTAGAAGTTTGTTAAAAATCATTAACCCGGAAATTTACGGTACCATGAATGTTCCCAGCAAATTGGAGCTCGATGGTTTGATGTATGTTTTAGACAGACTTCCTGAAGGTATTGAAGAATGTGCTTTCATTCATCTGACATCAGATGAGGGTTTTGATAAAGGTAGTTTTGAGCCTATTGTTCCTAAAAAGAGAAGAAGAAACTGCTACCGAATCGATGAACATCAGATGAACATCGAGGTTCTTTTGGGACGTTCTGAAATATATGATATTCTTACGCATTTAACTTTCTTATTCATAGAAGCAGATAAAATCAGGAATCTTGCTTTCATTCAGGATGAAAACTGGAAACCGACAAGAGCTTTCAAAATCATTGAGGAAGTAGTAAAAGGCGAGAAAAAATTTAGCAGAAGAGAAAAAGAAGTTGCTTTGATTCATTTGTCGTCTTTAATAGGAAGAACTTTTGATGAGACTTTGAATGCTTACAATTCTTTCGGAGACGATGATAATCCGGATCGTCTTTTCAAGATCATTTATAATTTAGGAAAAGCAAGCCTTGAAGATGCTAAGCAAAGCAGAGAGCGAGAAATACATTTTAGTGCAATTCTCAGAGAAAGAGTAGGGCATCATTATTTTGGTGAAAAATGGGCGAATAAAGTGAAACAGGTTCTTTTTGAAAATGATCTTCACATGCGTCCGCTTCATATTATTTCGGCAAATATGCACTCTGTGAAAAATATGCTTTTCGGAAACGATGCATTAAATAAAAAACAGACGAAAGAGGTAGATTATAAGCTTTACGAAGATATTTCAAACAAAAAAGATCTTCGTGATAAGGTTTTAAAATATGCTCTTGAAGAAGGTTTAATTTATATTCACGACAAAAGCGGAAGTAATATTGATGTTCAGATTATCGATTTAAGTAAAATTGATCTTAAAAATACACCATTCAACGGAGCAAAATTCAAGGGAGATGATGTGGTATTAGTTTTTGACTACGCATTTGGTGAACAGGCTTTTGAAGTGATGGATGAGCTGCTGAGACCATTTGAGCAAAGAGGCGAAGTTTACATGATGAAGGTGAAGTCTGTTTCCATTATGGGAAAAGCAGGTATTTTGAGTGGCGGAAAGGGTGATATTATGATCCCGACCTCTCATATTTTTGAAGGAACAGCAGATAATTATCCTTTTGAAAATGCTTTGAAACTTGAAGATTTCAATGATGATGAATTAAAAGCTTTTGAAGGAACAATGATTACCGTTTTGGGAACATCGCTTCAAAACAGAGATATTCTTTCTTACTTTATGAATACTTCATGGAAGGCAATCGGTTTAGAAATGGAAGGAGCGCATTATCAAAAAGCAATACAGGTGGCTTCTAAAATCAGACATCATATAACGCCGGATCTTTTCGTTTGCTATGCCTACTATGCTTCGGATAATCCTCTGGAGACAGGAAGTACACTTTCTTCCGGCGGATTGGGATTAACTGGTGTAAAGCCAACTTACCTCATCACTTTGAAGATTTTAGAAAAGATTTTTGACAGTGCCGCAAAGGTTGCTGAGAAGAAATAA